One genomic segment of Belonocnema kinseyi isolate 2016_QV_RU_SX_M_011 chromosome 2, B_treatae_v1, whole genome shotgun sequence includes these proteins:
- the LOC117182979 gene encoding uncharacterized protein LOC117182979, translating to MIPCREIFLLLFLSLSITIPEVISYAKVSKNGKEAVDSEGEPLVGMPSSGGQKSEGRSVQDIVITASPVFVSARNPILRPGEAIDYPTTKSYSTLNEGMVAQLDSLVRQAQERFHPPAPFEHNVAKKNAMKNAMLYQNRPDSGKGSSSSSMSRPPLGPDITYTRPVISGTYYEPPNFGSVGSKPSYSGPNYPPLDPGPEEPTSYATDSYLKDPNPKGAASYGSDSYLNNHGPDQDPQDSYGNKPMNGDTPPKSVEYETHFDHPPFPDSYGSDHDYHHEIIYDHIPDDHLHHHHHHTTTTTEEPEMDDQRLSKRPYSYYFIGKKLWYVPLYFSVYFIIYIAALVFKSVARHKINFPATLAAASADARSAGNHENESSWWDYTVWILEAIEKYRKT from the exons ATGATACCTTGTAGAGAAATCTTCCTTCTTCTGTTTCTATCACTCTCAATCACGATTCCGGAAGTGATTTCGTATGCAAAAGTTTCGAAGAATGGTAAGGAAGCAGTTGACTCTGAAGGTGAACCGCTCGTCGGAATGCCGAG CTCTGGGGGTCAAAAAAGTGAAGGCCGAAGTGTGCAGGACATCGTAATTACAGCCTCTCCAGTATTCGTCAGTGCCAGAAATCCTATTCTTCGGCCTGGGGAGGCTATTGATTATCCGACAACGAAAAG ttATTCGACATTGAACGAAGGAATGGTAGCACAATTGGATTCCTTAGTTAGGCAAGCCCAAGAGAGATTTCATCCCCCTGCCCCATTTGAGCATAATGtagcaaaaaaaaatgcaatgaaaaatgCGATGCTTTACCAAAATCGGCCAGATTCAGGAAAGGGTAGTTCATCAAGTTCAATGTCAAGGCCACCGCTGGGACCAGATATTACCTATACAAGACCTGTCATTTCCGGTACTTACTATGAACCCCCTAATTTTGGCTCTGTCGGCTCGAAACCTTCTTACAGCGGCCCCAATTATCCACCTTTAGATCCTGGCCCCGAG gAACCAACGTCTTACGCAACAGATTCTTATTTAAAAGATCCTAATCCAAAG GGAGCAGCATCTTATGGATCAGACTCTTATCTAAACAACCATGGACCAGATCAGGATCCACAGGATAGTTATGGAAATAAACCAATGAATGGGGATACCCCGCCAAAATCAGTCGAGTATGAAACTCATTTTGATCATCCTCCTTTTCCGGATAGCTATGGCTCTGATCACGACTATCATCACGAAATAATCTATGATCACATCCCTGATGACCATctgcatcatcatcatcatcatactACTACCACAACAGAAGAGCCAGAAATGGATGATCAGCGTCTCAGCAAGAGACCTTATTCGTATTATTTTATTGGTAAGAAGCTCTGGTATGTTCCTCTCTACTTCAGCGTTTACTTTATCATCTACATAGCGGCCCTAGTTTTCAAGAGTGTAGCCAGGCACAAGATCAACTTCCCGGCTACTTTGGCAGCTGCTTCTGCAGATGCCAGAAGCGCTGGTAATCACGAGAACGAGTCGAGTTGGTGGGATTATACAGTGTGGATTCTGGAGgctattgaaaaatatagaaaaacctGA